The Oryza glaberrima chromosome 9, OglaRS2, whole genome shotgun sequence genome includes a window with the following:
- the LOC127785232 gene encoding E3 ubiquitin-protein ligase RDUF2-like, which translates to MDGEMDWIAARFVLSAIMGVHPLVAVDDAGADDEHFPVDDAAAVHGHASPPPVALPAAVLAPEEVAGAVVCAVCTEEVAARQAVVRLPCAHWYHAGCIGPWLRIRTNCPTCRAELPREPAAADWRVPRRPAVAETAGSRLRREASYTMLAGTLPS; encoded by the coding sequence ATGGACGGCGAGATGGATTGGATCGCGGCGCGCTTCGTCCTGTCGGCGATAATGGGGGTGCACCCGCTGGTGGCCGTCGACGACGCCGGGGCCGATGACGAGCACTTCCCGGTGGACGACGCCGCAGCCGTCCACGGccacgcgtcgccgcctcctgtcgcgctgccggcggcggtgctggcgccggaggaggtggccggcgcggtGGTGTGCGCGGTGTGCACGGAGGAGGTTGCGGCGCGGCAGGCCGTGGTGCGGCTGCCCTGCGCGCACTGGTACCACGCCGGTTGCATCGGGCCGTGGCTGCGGATCAGGACCAACTGCCCGACCTGCCGCGCCGAGCTGCCgcgggagcccgccgccgccgactggcgTGTCCCGCGGCgcccggcggtggcggagacaGCCGGCAGCCGCCTGCGGCGGGAGGCGTCGTATACGATGCTCGCAGGCACGTTGCCCAGCTAA